In a genomic window of Azotosporobacter soli:
- a CDS encoding nuclear transport factor 2 family protein codes for MEISAFLEHDEKDTQNVKQVKALYKALREKDRETIARVLTDDPVWNVSPGFPDGGVYKGMAEILGSFYAKLRNRFRSFSAVPETFIDGGDVVVVLGFYKFERQEEENSFRFVRFAHTWGINKDGRIRGVWQVADSAQFLSFDELEA; via the coding sequence ATGGAGATTAGTGCTTTTCTAGAACATGATGAAAAAGATACGCAGAATGTGAAGCAGGTAAAAGCGCTTTACAAGGCGTTAAGAGAAAAGGATCGGGAAACGATTGCCAGGGTGTTGACTGATGATCCGGTATGGAATGTATCGCCGGGGTTTCCTGACGGCGGAGTCTATAAGGGCATGGCTGAAATATTGGGGTCTTTTTATGCAAAACTTCGCAATCGCTTTAGAAGTTTTAGCGCTGTTCCGGAAACGTTTATTGATGGCGGCGATGTTGTTGTCGTGCTTGGCTTTTATAAATTTGAAAGGCAGGAAGAAGAAAATTCTTTTAGATTCGTACGTTTTGCGCATACCTGGGGAATAAATAAAGATGGTCGCATAAGAGGAGTGTGGCAGGTGGCCGATTCGGCACAGTTTCTTTCATTCGACGAATTGGAAGCATAA
- a CDS encoding nitroreductase family protein: MKISEAIRSRRSVRKYEERPVEREKIEQLLRAAMQAPSAGNQQAWEFLVVENKEMLQKLAKAHPYALPMAKAALGILVLSKEAALKYPAYWQQDLAAATQNLLLEAVELGLGAVWMGVAPEEERMQFIKDLFQLPQGVTPFAMLAVGYSPDNQFVDRFDATRIHYEQY, encoded by the coding sequence ATGAAAATATCGGAAGCGATACGAAGCAGACGAAGCGTGAGAAAGTATGAGGAACGTCCGGTGGAGCGGGAAAAGATTGAGCAGTTGCTGCGGGCCGCGATGCAGGCGCCGTCGGCGGGCAATCAGCAAGCTTGGGAATTTCTCGTTGTTGAAAATAAGGAGATGCTGCAAAAACTGGCGAAGGCGCATCCCTATGCGTTGCCGATGGCGAAGGCCGCACTAGGCATACTTGTGTTGTCAAAAGAAGCGGCGCTAAAATATCCGGCGTATTGGCAGCAGGATTTGGCTGCCGCGACGCAAAATCTGCTGCTTGAAGCGGTGGAACTCGGCCTGGGGGCGGTCTGGATGGGCGTTGCGCCGGAAGAAGAGCGGATGCAGTTTATTAAAGACCTGTTTCAGTTGCCGCAAGGCGTGACGCCCTTTGCCATGCTGGCTGTCGGTTATTCACCGGATAATCAATTTGTCGATCGCTTTGACGCGACGAGGATTCATTACGAACAGTATTAA
- a CDS encoding flagellar filament capping protein FliD produces MISNVVSKGALYYYSNYRSTPIYASAEPYAILPLPGTSFAAPYAASSLGAVISDAEKIWNQVNFLQNAAQNFQTAAKDNAATGTAEIVQLTEKFTQQYNSTVQSLTEQSRLRQNLQAVAETAAPELAQRGIRLDESGQLKLDSTQLQSALEKDRSATLTALSGEKGLISGSQKVSEAVTENGLSGLLAKDAAIQQNTAADEQEQTAANDEEEYQTMLKQGLAWLQTNPIGNFLNILA; encoded by the coding sequence ATGATCAGTAATGTCGTTTCGAAAGGTGCACTCTACTACTACAGCAATTACCGTTCGACGCCGATTTACGCATCTGCGGAGCCGTATGCCATCTTGCCGCTTCCCGGCACTTCTTTTGCTGCACCTTATGCCGCCAGTTCGCTCGGTGCAGTGATTAGTGATGCCGAAAAAATATGGAACCAGGTGAATTTTTTACAGAATGCGGCTCAGAATTTCCAAACGGCGGCAAAGGATAACGCGGCAACGGGAACAGCTGAGATCGTGCAACTGACAGAGAAGTTTACCCAGCAATACAACAGTACAGTACAAAGTCTTACAGAGCAGAGCCGTCTGCGACAGAACCTGCAGGCAGTCGCGGAAACTGCCGCACCGGAATTGGCGCAGCGCGGCATTCGTCTGGATGAATCTGGACAATTGAAGCTGGATAGCACGCAACTCCAGAGCGCTTTAGAAAAAGATCGTTCGGCAACGCTGACGGCACTGAGTGGTGAGAAAGGGCTGATCAGCGGCAGTCAAAAAGTATCAGAAGCCGTCACGGAGAACGGTCTGAGCGGATTACTGGCGAAAGATGCCGCGATCCAGCAGAACACGGCGGCGGATGAGCAAGAGCAGACGGCAGCAAATGATGAGGAAGAATACCAAACGATGTTGAAACAAGGCTTGGCTTGGCTGCAAACGAATCCAATCGGCAACTTTTTAAATATTCTTGCCTAG
- a CDS encoding Pls/PosA family non-ribosomal peptide synthetase has product MDEQQRHRLLHELSGSPFREEYCRDEFLHEMFEKNADQQPEKMALECRTTKLTYRELEERSNRLAAYLRRSGLKSGEHVILMLDKTENLYIAMLGIMKAGAAYVPIDLSFPGERVEYIIADSGARFCISSSEIWQAKGIVPGEGGVQPVLVDRDAPQIEQESPARLTPEEIGLNRSALFSSCYIIYTSGTTGKPKGCIIDHRNICNYVRGATVTYGIKGDDRILQCASVAFDASLEEIWMAFANGGTLIVGTKEIMQAGALFGEMMTQHQVTVLSCSPTLLSMVESDMDTVRLLILGGEACPHDLVKRWAGPQRTIYNSYGPTEATIVATVGELKADKPVTIGKALPNYRTYIVDEKLELVDIGAEGELLIAGPSVSRGYLNMDDLDAKRFVFTHKITGEPDCFYRTGDLVCYTEDGEIEYHGRGDDQVKLRGFRIELSEIESLLMQDPAILSAAVALHQTGQQLAAYVVLREGETIDYKALRETLKKKLPPYMIPSWLDEVASLPTSISGKINRKQLPTALQPFVDEQREIIAPRTPLEEEITAVWKEVFKLSEISVTDDFFYDLSGHSLLAAGAVSKLRKLDRFKSVAVGDIYKYPTIEGLARNIETSAAPQPSDVKRDFYHATTSSYLACALAQGLAIAGLSLLHFWQWLGVFFVFAYLSNQGFEVAQAVGWAIASYAIVLPLLFIFVLAAKWLLIGRLKAGSYPLWGSYYFRYWLVCKLVEILPLNFFEGSPVLPWFYRLLGAEIGSGVYMGSASLMTFDLLRVGSGATLCAGSSVSGAWVTGGRLYLAPIAIGEKCLVGNRAVLAGNNVMGDGAALGDISLLPEGVNIPSHELWNGSPAAFSSPCHLIKNETVEWSGGLVALFALSALLLPTLMESLFFPGLLFIETMIEVPDSIGAWLLCAPFLALSYILILLLLTSLSKKILCFDMKEGCYPLNSSFYFRYWLFSQLFRHVESMLSGLFGTIYTAAWLKTLGLRLGKGSEVSYVRDIMPDMLEAGDGCFFADDASVSGAVIDGGKLYLKKTRIGDHSFIGNSAVIPAGAQIGSHCLIGVLSTVSVQTPVSDGTSWLGSPPIFLPKRQKVEEFGDAQTFTPSAKLIWQRRLIDFCKILLPMTIFISLACIVIQLVFSDFGASRIEVLLALMPLIYISAGIACILLFALLKQLLVGRYKPGVHPLWSLHVWLAELLTGLYEDLVVQFFYRVLCGTPYAAWVLRCLGVKVGRRSYIQTSWITEFDMVEIGDDVALNEDANLQTHLFEDRIMKIGKITLGDRCTVGASATVLYDTELGDGCEVSDLSLIMKGEMLPANTTWQGVPGQRI; this is encoded by the coding sequence ATGGATGAACAGCAGCGTCATCGATTATTGCATGAACTGAGCGGCAGTCCGTTTCGCGAAGAGTATTGCCGCGATGAGTTTCTGCATGAGATGTTTGAAAAGAACGCGGATCAGCAGCCGGAGAAAATGGCGCTGGAATGCCGCACGACCAAGCTCACGTACCGCGAGCTGGAGGAACGCAGCAACCGGTTGGCCGCTTATCTGCGCCGCAGTGGTCTAAAGAGCGGCGAGCATGTGATCTTAATGCTCGACAAGACGGAAAACCTGTACATTGCGATGCTGGGCATCATGAAAGCGGGCGCGGCGTATGTGCCGATCGATTTGTCGTTTCCGGGCGAACGGGTGGAATACATCATCGCCGATTCGGGCGCGCGTTTCTGCATCAGTTCGAGCGAGATCTGGCAGGCGAAAGGGATCGTGCCGGGTGAAGGCGGCGTGCAGCCAGTCTTGGTGGATCGCGATGCGCCGCAGATTGAGCAGGAAAGCCCGGCTCGCTTGACGCCGGAAGAAATTGGCCTGAACCGGAGCGCGCTTTTTTCCTCCTGCTACATCATCTATACGTCAGGAACGACCGGCAAGCCGAAAGGCTGCATCATTGACCACCGCAACATCTGCAACTATGTGCGCGGCGCGACCGTTACCTACGGCATCAAGGGCGACGATCGCATTTTGCAGTGCGCTTCGGTCGCGTTTGACGCGTCGCTGGAAGAAATATGGATGGCGTTTGCCAACGGCGGCACGCTGATCGTCGGAACGAAGGAAATTATGCAGGCGGGTGCGCTGTTCGGCGAAATGATGACGCAGCATCAGGTCACGGTGCTTTCTTGCTCGCCGACCTTGCTCTCGATGGTCGAAAGCGATATGGACACGGTGCGTCTTTTGATCCTTGGCGGCGAGGCGTGTCCGCACGATCTGGTGAAACGCTGGGCTGGCCCGCAGCGCACGATTTATAATTCGTACGGGCCGACCGAAGCGACGATCGTCGCGACCGTCGGCGAACTGAAAGCCGATAAGCCGGTGACGATCGGCAAAGCGCTGCCGAATTATCGCACCTACATCGTCGACGAAAAACTGGAGTTGGTCGACATCGGCGCGGAAGGAGAGCTGTTGATCGCCGGGCCGAGCGTGTCGCGCGGTTATCTGAACATGGACGATCTTGACGCGAAGCGTTTCGTCTTTACGCATAAGATCACTGGCGAACCGGACTGCTTCTACCGCACCGGCGATCTGGTCTGTTATACAGAGGACGGCGAGATCGAGTATCATGGACGCGGCGACGATCAGGTCAAGCTGCGCGGTTTCCGCATCGAACTGTCGGAGATCGAATCGCTTCTGATGCAGGACCCGGCGATTCTTTCGGCGGCGGTCGCGCTGCACCAGACAGGACAGCAGCTCGCGGCCTACGTCGTCTTGCGCGAAGGGGAAACGATCGACTACAAAGCGCTGCGCGAGACGCTGAAAAAAAAGCTGCCGCCGTACATGATCCCGTCCTGGCTCGATGAAGTGGCGTCGCTGCCGACGTCGATCAGCGGCAAGATCAACCGCAAGCAGCTGCCGACCGCATTGCAGCCTTTCGTCGACGAGCAGCGCGAGATCATTGCGCCGCGTACGCCGCTCGAAGAGGAGATCACGGCGGTCTGGAAGGAAGTCTTCAAGCTGAGCGAAATATCGGTGACCGATGATTTCTTCTACGATCTCAGCGGCCATTCTTTGCTGGCGGCCGGTGCGGTCTCCAAGCTGCGCAAGCTGGACCGCTTCAAGAGCGTCGCGGTCGGCGACATTTATAAATATCCGACGATAGAGGGCTTGGCGAGAAACATCGAAACGTCCGCTGCGCCGCAGCCGTCCGACGTCAAACGTGATTTCTACCATGCAACGACGTCTTCCTACCTTGCCTGCGCGCTGGCGCAAGGCCTGGCGATTGCCGGATTGTCGCTGCTGCATTTTTGGCAATGGCTGGGCGTGTTCTTCGTCTTCGCCTATCTGTCGAACCAAGGTTTCGAAGTGGCACAGGCTGTCGGCTGGGCGATCGCCAGCTATGCGATCGTACTGCCGCTGCTCTTTATCTTCGTGCTGGCGGCCAAATGGCTGTTGATCGGCAGGCTGAAGGCGGGCAGCTACCCGCTCTGGGGTTCGTATTATTTCCGTTACTGGCTGGTCTGCAAACTGGTCGAGATCCTGCCGCTGAATTTTTTCGAAGGCAGTCCGGTTTTGCCGTGGTTCTACCGCCTCTTGGGTGCTGAGATCGGCAGCGGCGTATACATGGGCTCAGCCAGTTTGATGACGTTTGATCTGCTGCGTGTCGGCAGCGGCGCGACGCTTTGCGCGGGCAGCAGCGTGAGCGGCGCCTGGGTGACGGGCGGACGGCTGTATCTTGCGCCGATTGCAATCGGCGAGAAATGTCTGGTCGGTAACCGCGCGGTGCTGGCGGGCAATAATGTGATGGGCGACGGTGCGGCGCTCGGCGATATCTCGCTGCTGCCGGAAGGCGTCAACATCCCATCGCATGAACTTTGGAACGGTTCGCCGGCTGCATTTTCCTCCCCCTGCCATTTGATCAAAAACGAAACGGTCGAATGGTCGGGCGGACTGGTCGCGCTCTTTGCACTGAGTGCGCTGCTTTTGCCGACGCTGATGGAAAGTCTCTTTTTCCCCGGCCTGCTCTTTATTGAGACGATGATCGAAGTGCCCGACAGCATCGGAGCCTGGCTCTTGTGTGCGCCGTTTTTGGCGCTGAGCTATATTCTGATTTTGCTGCTGTTGACTTCACTCAGCAAAAAGATCCTGTGCTTTGATATGAAGGAAGGCTGCTATCCGCTCAACAGTTCCTTCTATTTTCGTTACTGGCTGTTCAGCCAATTGTTCCGGCATGTCGAATCGATGCTCAGCGGCCTCTTCGGGACGATCTATACCGCCGCTTGGCTGAAAACGCTCGGTTTGCGGCTCGGTAAAGGCAGTGAGGTGTCTTATGTGCGCGACATCATGCCGGATATGCTGGAAGCGGGCGACGGCTGCTTCTTTGCCGACGATGCCAGCGTCAGCGGCGCGGTGATTGACGGCGGGAAACTGTATCTGAAAAAGACGCGAATCGGCGATCATAGCTTTATCGGCAACAGCGCGGTCATACCGGCCGGAGCGCAGATCGGCAGCCATTGCCTGATCGGCGTGCTGTCGACGGTGAGCGTGCAGACGCCGGTTTCGGATGGCACGTCATGGCTTGGTTCGCCGCCGATCTTTTTGCCGAAACGGCAGAAGGTCGAAGAATTCGGCGACGCGCAGACCTTTACGCCGTCGGCCAAACTGATCTGGCAACGGCGGCTGATCGATTTTTGCAAGATCCTCTTGCCGATGACGATCTTTATCAGCCTGGCCTGCATTGTGATCCAACTGGTGTTCAGCGATTTTGGCGCGAGCCGCATCGAAGTCCTGCTCGCGCTGATGCCTCTCATTTATATCAGCGCGGGCATCGCCTGCATCCTGCTGTTTGCGCTGCTGAAGCAGCTGTTGGTGGGCCGCTACAAACCCGGCGTGCATCCGCTCTGGAGCCTTCATGTCTGGCTGGCGGAACTGCTCACAGGTTTGTATGAAGACCTGGTCGTGCAGTTCTTCTACCGGGTCTTATGCGGCACGCCCTATGCGGCGTGGGTGCTGCGCTGTCTCGGCGTGAAGGTGGGACGGCGCAGCTATATCCAGACCAGCTGGATCACGGAATTCGACATGGTGGAAATCGGCGACGATGTGGCGCTCAATGAGGATGCGAATCTGCAGACGCATCTTTTCGAAGACCGGATCATGAAGATCGGCAAGATCACGCTCGGCGATCGCTGCACGGTCGGCGCTTCGGCGACGGTACTCTACGATACCGAACTGGGCGACGGCTGCGAAGTATCGGATCTGAGTCTGATCATGAAAGGCGAGATGCTGCCTGCAAACACGACCTGGCAGGGCGTGCCGGGACAACGGATTTAA